The Scleropages formosus chromosome 9, fSclFor1.1, whole genome shotgun sequence DNA segment ATTGTTGATACTGTCAATGTGACAGGCAGCATGAGTTTTATGAAAGAAGTGTAGCCTTTGTCTTTTGTCAAATGACACATATAACAGGCAGTGGattaaaatacctgttgtggaCATATTAccatgttgggggggggggggaagctattttactgaataataagactattgcaagaaaaaaaaaaaaaaaaaaaaaaaaaaaaaaaagatacatttcCATATGCCATTGTAGCAGGGTTTCCATTGCAAAGGACTTTATGTTAAATGAGAGAAGGGTCTATCTACAGTCAGGTCACCTTTAGCCCCAGTGGTTCATTTCAAACAGGCACCTTTAACTCAGTGCTGTCCCCATCTATACAAGTGCACTACAAGCCCAGGGTCCCTTGagcaacagctttttttccagGCAGGGTACTTCCAGCACAAGTGGTATATTCATCCAGGAACACATCCAGTGAGAGTGGTATGCACATCTATTCTCTGATCTCATATAGGCTTAGGTCAAGCcttctttcttctgtttgtttgttgtaaAGAAATAGGCCATGGTGCCAAGGCCATTTCTTGCAAAGATACATAATGAGACTGAAAAGGAATGAAAGCGTGAATGATGGTGCTGTTGGGATTTGTATTGCAAacaatgtgtataaatatattgtacCTTTACAATAAAGGCTTCCATAGGTCACATTCATGCCACCTAAAATTCAGGAGTTCAGCTGAGCTTTCAGAGTTCTTTGTAAAAATATTCCACCAAATAATAAAGCTATGTGAATTAAATTTTATCAGAAGCCTCTCACCAAAGTTCTGGTTTCTTCATGTACCCAAAAGCCCTTCAAGAGATTTGATGATTCACAAATTCATTAGTTACAAGAAgcttcaaagaaaacaaaagcaattcaTACTTTAAGAAAatacttttgcattttattgtataCAAAGCACACCGTTAATGCAATCGCACAGTTTTGCATTGGCAATTATTTTGACAACAACCATCTACATAATTAcagcatatatataatatttcattGTCAATTATATTGTAGAAATCAAAACTAAAATCACACATGCCAAACCAGATTTAGAACATGACTTCCAATGCACAAGATATCCACTATTGGCTGTTTTCAGAGAATTTAAAAGTTAATTCATATAATTTCACTGTCAGCAACCTCTTTCAAAGCCCAAagtttttcagggaaaaaaaaaaaatctaacccTATAATACACCCTCAAAAATCTTATCTGTTATCTTCAACAACAATGGTTCTCCTTGGGTAGGTGTCTATGTCCACAAATATGTAGCGGAATTCATACTTTCCACTTTCAgggttctaaaaaaaaaaaaaaacccaaacagtGTCAATTTTGTTTTACCACTTTAGTTAATTCAATATTCAGCTTATTGATCTTAAAGATGACTGagcatgaaagaaaacaattaccTCTTTCATCTCTGTATGCACAGTCCCCTGCAACCGGGGTTCACTCCCCTCAATGTAAAACTTCAAGCGCATATGCTTCAAGCCATCTTTAATGTACTCAACATGGCTGCAGAAAATCCATGTGTTAATGACCACAACAGTGGAACTTGGTTTGCCACAGTATTCATATCACATTACATGCAGTCAGGTCTGCCACAGCATGCTTCTCACTTTAAACGCAATTACCATCTACTAAACAAATATATCCtcctcagatttttaaaaaaatatttcatatatagcACGCCATTCCTAAACTTCCTGACTATCCTATGTAAGGCACGTAAATAATCATTCTGTACAGTTTAGGGGGGTCCtctacagtggaaaaaaatggctGGATCTCCAGAGGACaggaaaaatattgaaaaatggataaaaacacTACAGATTGAATTTGTACTCCAAcgagaagtggaaaaaaaaataaaaaatgtttaggcCAATGGACACTTCTTAGAGGTGCACTATCTCAGAGTATCAACTAGTATCTGGAATCAAATTAAGGCTAAaagcataaaatgcagaaattcatAAGTAAATTCACAATTAATTTATTAGCATTTATGTGTAAAGAACCAGTGAAAGTCTTTTCATTAGACTGAATACTATGGAACTGTTGTTACTTTCCATGCCTTCGGATCTCATTTGATTCAAAGCAGCTTATTTGTCCTAACTATAAACTTGTACACTTTATTGATGCACAAAGGTTAATTGCCTGATTCAAATTAGAGTACAGCCCATCATGAGAAACTGGAAATAGTCAATTTGTTATAAACAATATGCTGCCCATCGTCAGAGACTCACCTCACTTGCTGTCTTCTCCCTCGACGAGTAGTCTCTCCATAACCCTTTATTGGCTCTCCAAAAGCTCCAATAACCTTTGTTATTAGCAGAAGAGTAGACACTTCTGTAAAcatttaagattaaaaaaaaaaaataaaaaataaaaaaataaataaaatttatttatttaaaattgcatCAAATGTGACCAACACTTACCTCTGGATGCGCTCTGCATTTCTCTAAAGCTTTCCCATAAATTTTACTCGGACTCGACGATGAGAACAACTCTTTGAACACGACGTACAGCAATCCACCTGTACATGAAATAAGATTTGTAGGGTACAAAATATCAAATTCAATAAAAGCAAGCGCACGTTCAACAGCATTAACAGCCATATGCACTCTCGAAATCTCAAACGTATGGACACACAAATATATTACCGAGCAcaaacttttgaaaaaagtttacCTGTGACTCCAATCCCAATAACGACAACTATCAGGTATGTGAAATCTTTGCCTGCTTGCTTAACTgttgaggaaacaaaaaaataattttttctgcaaaggCTGCAATTATGACTGCAACATGAACATGTGCACTgtaagacataaaaaaaaaaaaaaaactcatgattTAAAAACACCTTCAacaaaactgcatgtctttgaaactcttttttttttaatttaataaaacaataaaaaaaaaaaatgtgggcaCAATGTCTTGCTTGCTGGTGCCGTTTCAACCCGCACCTTTCTGAGCCGCTGAGGCCACCGGCGGACTTGCATGGGGTCCAGATACTGACACCTGAGGCACCTTctctttgcttctttctttATTCAACCTGAAGTCGACTGAGAAACCTCGTCTCTGCTCACACACAGCACCGCTGTGTATTCCTGTAACAACATGGCTCAGCGGAGAGGCTCTTTTACCAGCTGTCAGGAGTATCGCCCTGCTGTCCCGAAAGCCATGCCAATGCAAAACACAACGGGCGCATCTGGCCTGCTGTAGGACAAGAGAATAAACCATGCCGCCCGCTTAACTGCTTCCGACACAAGCTTGTACTAACGCTATAAAAGCGCAGAAACACAAGCGACCGCCTAAAAGGCCATGACAGGAAAAGATGACAACTTAAAAACGCAGCACGTCGTTGTTCATTATCTATTATATAGGCAGACAGCTACTTGCTTGCTAATTGCTAACAGTACATTACCGTAAAGCAAGGCTTGTTTTTTTGGCGCATGCGCATCTCCACTGGAGGAAAAGCCTAAGCACTGAAGAATGCAGGGAGTTTGAGTTTGCTTCTAACATAGAAAAGACTACATCACCCACGATTCTGTTAGAAAACGcgcttttacttttttgctgaACAGTGCGGTGTTGCACTGCCTGAAacgttttattgtattttcacaAATCCATTGTATTCAATATAGCTTTAATACCTGGACATTTACACATTATGACCATAAAGTGCAGCGGTCGTAACACCGTGTAAcaggttttaattttttgttcctCCTGGGTAGTAACTAGTGTTATTTCCTTGATGcctaaaaagtaaagaaaaaaaatgcctatTATTTATTCCCTTCAAACTTTACTTTTGTGACCAGGACAATGATATTTAGAAATTTACCTATTTTCCAGAACATTGCAGATAGATCCAGTGCTGAGTAGCTGATATAGAACTTTtgaggatttttaaaaactttctaGAATTTTCTAGAACTTTCCAGTAATATAAATTATAGTAATATAAATACAGGAGTCTTAAGCGTACC contains these protein-coding regions:
- the timm21 gene encoding mitochondrial import inner membrane translocase subunit Tim21, producing MVYSLVLQQARCARCVLHWHGFRDSRAILLTAGKRASPLSHVVTGIHSGAVCEQRRGFSVDFRLNKERSKEKVPQVSVSGPHASPPVASAAQKVKQAGKDFTYLIVVVIGIGVTGGLLYVVFKELFSSSSPSKIYGKALEKCRAHPEVIGAFGEPIKGYGETTRRGRRQQVSHVEYIKDGLKHMRLKFYIEGSEPRLQGTVHTEMKENPESGKYEFRYIFVDIDTYPRRTIVVEDNR